The DNA region CTTCTCGCGCACTTGCGAGGCCTCAACGGCTCCGAGTAACCCCTGATCCGAGACGAACACACGTCCTGGGGCCGCAGAAGTCCCAAGGGCTGGATGATCGCGATATTGGGAGTTTCTCCGCCCTCCAGGACGGCCCGCGCCGGGGGCTGGCGCCGACGAGTCGGGGGCTTCGGCGTTCCGTCCAAGAGCTGGCAACGCCTGTCTGTCCCACTGGGAGATCGCGGCGTGCGACCCGTTGGGCTGCCTCGGCGCCGGGTTGGCGCTCTAGCTTGCGCAGGGTGCCTGCGCAGTGCGTGCGACACTCGTCCGTGAACGAGGAAATGCGGTCTGCCCTCCGGTGTGTCTCAGCCGGAGTGGGAGCCCTTCCCGCGTTGTGCGGATGGTCCTCAAGTGGAATGCCTGCGCGGGGAACTCATGGCAGCGCGATTTTCCGCAGAACGGTCTCCATGGCTCGGACGAGCTGTTCGGCACGGGCTTTCGGGAAGGTGGACTCCGAATGCAAGAGCTGAATGTGCAGCTCGTCTAAGACGCTGTACACCCCGATGAGCGGTGGCATGGGGGCCGGTCGTTCTTCTTCGGGCGCCGCGGAGCGAAGCTGGTTGAGCGTGCTGAAGTCCGACTCTATGCCGCCGATGACTCCTTCGACCGTCAGCGAATCAGGAGTTCGAGGGATGACGAGCACGCCGACGTTGCTGATTCCCAGTGTGGGGGACGGATCTTTCAATCGCGCCCCCATGTCGTCCAAGTGCAGCACGTATTGCTGCACGACGCCGTCGGCGAGATCCTCTCGAAGTTGGTCTGTCACCGATTTTCCCAGTTCAAAGGGATCGTCCTCGGGGCGCGCGGCAACTCGCGCGTAGGAGAAGCCGAGCACATTTGTTCCAGCGTCGATCCCGACCGGCGGCTGGATTCTGGACCGGATATCGACCTGGGACGACAGGCCGAAGTCGATCGGTTTGTTCCCATGTCCTTCCATCAGCGTCCGGGCAGCGCTGATGGCTGCTCCGGCGACGACCCCGTGCATGCTGATTCCTCGGGCCTTTGCCGCGTCCAGCAAAGCTTTCGATGTCCTCTTGTCGAACCGCAGTGCCTGTTTCGACATCCTTGGCGAACTTTCCGAGGCCTTCTCGTCGGTGGCCAGGCTGACCACGCCGGCCAACTTCATGGCGCCAGGCTCCCTCCGTTTGACGATTCCGCGCTCGGCCAAAAGGGCTTCCGGAGCATCAGGGACAGGGCGCGCGCTCCCATCGCTCGCCGCGCCCGTGGTCACGAGATCGGTGTAGGTCGACAGCAGCTCCAGGAAGTAGGTGTAGCCGAGGCGGGCGTCGGCCATCGTGTGGCTCACGCTGAGAGAGACCCAATGCCGGTCTCCTTTTGAGACGAGTTCGAGCTCGACCAAGTGCTGCGTGTGGTCCATGATGTCGAATCGCTCGTCAAAGTCGCCTTCCCGCACCCGCACGACCGGTTCGGAAAACTCGTCGACGACCAGGGCCAAGCCCTGCTCGTGCGGCTCGACCCGCCCGTTCAGGGACGGATTTGCCCGCCGAAGCGCGACAAATGCTTCCCGCAACGCCGCCGTGTCGAGCGAGCCGCGCAACACGGCGGTGAACCGTAGCGTCATCGAGCCCAGGGCGAAAAAGGTTTCGAAAGGCGACAACACGCGCACCAGACGCAGCCCTGTCATCTTGTCGGGCATTGGCTTCTCCGTTCCTGTTGGGCTCGTTGTCAGGGGTGGCGCTCCTCCAACAAGGCGCATGTCAATACACATGACATGCGCCTTGTTGAAGACTTTACGGGACCCAGCCCCAAATTTCCATGGCGAGGGAGGTGGAACCCGTCACTTCTTCAGCGCGCGAAGGCTTGCGTGCCCGGGAGACTTCCTCGGTGCACGCGGCTCCGAGTCCGGGCGGCAGTCGAAAGGCGTTGGTGATGAGACGGCGGAACGCTTCTTCGGCGTGGGGCGCAGGGTCGCGCGAGGGCTCCCTTCAATATAGGACCCGGAGCTTGGCTTGCTTTTCCGGACGGGTTGGTGGTTGGGGCGTGCCGCGCTCGCTGCGGCGGCGGGCGGGGTCTGGTGCGCGGTGGGCGGCAGAGAGCCGAGGCCGGTGTGCTGTTTGACGGGGTCGCAGAAGGCTTCGGCCCGCTCAAAATGGCGCTGGCCAGCTTTGCTCGCCTGGTCCAGGTGTGCCGGTCGGGTAGTTCGTGTTCCATGGTGGGCCAGAACGATTCGACCGCGCGTCCGTCGCCCTGGGCGCGCTGATCGAAGCGAAGCGTCAACGAGTCCGGGCGCTTGGCCCGATTTTGGCCCCGCCCGAAGGCCGTCCTTCTGCCGAACATTGAGCTGTTCAG from Segniliparus rotundus DSM 44985 includes:
- a CDS encoding phthiocerol/phthiodiolone dimycocerosyl transferase family protein: MPDKMTGLRLVRVLSPFETFFALGSMTLRFTAVLRGSLDTAALREAFVALRRANPSLNGRVEPHEQGLALVVDEFSEPVVRVREGDFDERFDIMDHTQHLVELELVSKGDRHWVSLSVSHTMADARLGYTYFLELLSTYTDLVTTGAASDGSARPVPDAPEALLAERGIVKRREPGAMKLAGVVSLATDEKASESSPRMSKQALRFDKRTSKALLDAAKARGISMHGVVAGAAISAARTLMEGHGNKPIDFGLSSQVDIRSRIQPPVGIDAGTNVLGFSYARVAARPEDDPFELGKSVTDQLREDLADGVVQQYVLHLDDMGARLKDPSPTLGISNVGVLVIPRTPDSLTVEGVIGGIESDFSTLNQLRSAAPEEERPAPMPPLIGVYSVLDELHIQLLHSESTFPKARAEQLVRAMETVLRKIALP